Genomic segment of Candoia aspera isolate rCanAsp1 chromosome 2, rCanAsp1.hap2, whole genome shotgun sequence:
gtgcttttgttaattatcagcaggacaattgggtcaatctccttccctttgctgaggtcgcctacaacaacaccgtgcatcaaagcaccaggcaagtccctttccgtaccgtctttggccaggattttgttcccattcctgagctgcctcaaccaacatCTCCCCCCTCGTCCCCTACGGATTGGgcaacacatctgggggactcctggcccaaaatccaacaggctcttgcagatgcccaggctgcCTACAAGCGCCATGCCGACAACAAGTGGGCGccacagccagctttcaaagtcggggataaagtctatctctccaccaagtttatcaaatcccctcaaccctctaagaagttggcacccaaGTTCATGGGCCCTTTTCCTACTGTgggccaaattaatcctgttacattcaaattggatttacctcataatcttaaacgtttgcaccctgtttttcattgcagcctgctcaagcctttccaccaatcggatcgctggcacccacagccttCACCCCCTGCatccattatgattgatggtcagcagcactttgaagtgaaggaaaTTCTTGATTCTAGACGACTTCGTTCTACCCTGCAATATCttgtccgttggaaacattttcctcatcctgagtgggttgctgcccgcgatgttcactcccctgttttaattactcattttcatactgcctatcctgctaagcctgttccttagtttagtttgtttaaggggggcggtatgtcatgttcatcgttccaatagTCTGgatccatcgtaacgtttcgcatgtcaattttcctgatccgtgtctgtcatttgcaggaggggaatttcagccctgccgggctgtaatctccttactgttactgtggaatgtatgtttgggttattgcatgtgttcaaggttactttcccaggccgatgtgtaacggttaccaacacctgggagggggtggttgctatgctggggcgaggggcgggatcgggagtgaagcgagggtttttagtttgtatttggcgcgcttttggtcattctcagctttctttgtatttgcacactattctttcaataaatcagttttcattaagaacctgcttgtgaggctgagtatgtcagaataggcaatcattacatagactactgcaacgcgctctacttggggctacccctgaagagtatccggaaacttcagctggtccaaaatgcagctgcgcgggctatttttggtgcacctaggtgcgcacatataacaccgttgctgcgtgagctgcagtgggtgccagtttgcttccaggtccaattcaaggtgttggttattacctttaaagccctacatggcatggggccaggttacctgagggaccgtctcatccccattacattggcccgccccacccgatcatccagagagggcatattatggaccctgtccataagagaatttcatctggcggggtccaggaagcgggccttctctgtggtggcccctgctctctggaatatcttgcctccagaggtgaggcaggccccttcactcctgaccttccggaaggccctgaagacctggttttgccatctcgcctggggcgggaaagtgaataatcattcttggggatggctcgcaccctagagtccctcccaccagcctggattttacatttctctgggattttatttatttattgtgttttatcataattgttttaggtgattttaatgtttatgcttTATGTGGgatttcattgtaaaccgcccagagtccctcttctgggggagatgggcggtggctaaatttgagtaataaataaataaataaaaatcagttgGCTTCCAAGCCCAGTTCAAAGTGTTGGTCATTGCCCTTAAAGCCCCATCCAGCGCAGCACCAGGGTATTACAGGTAGTGCATTACCAGAATTGAATCTGTCCATCTGGTCCAGTCATTCGGAGAGAACCAATTAAGAGTCCCCCTTCCTTACAAGATTTATGGATCAAGGACCAGACaataggccttctctgtggtagctCCCACTGGGTGGAAATCTCTGTCCTGGAATTATGTGCAGCCCCAGCCCTCACTGCATTAAGCAAGCAAGTTAGAGCAGTCATATTTTATCATGCCTTTGGCCCAAAGTGATTGTGGATGCTAGCTAGGAGGTTGATTGCATCAGATTTATTCTTGCATACTTTGTGATTTCTGTTCTGTTGTTTGCTGCCCCAAATCCATGTGCATTGAGACAAGTTATACATTTTGTCAAACAAAAGACATAATATGTGAAGGAAGTACACACTTGTTGAGCTCCGGTAATTAGGCATTAATGCAGGATGGCAGTAGTAGCTGTGAAAAGAATCTGGGTGTTTTGGTGGATCACAAGCTAAACCAACAATTAATGCCAAAGAAAATGTTGCACTGCACATATAGAAAAACATATACTTGCACTTACATTCAGGGATTGGAGCCTGGAACCCTGTTGAAAGCATTTGGGTAGcattaaaaggagagagaaagagaaacaatgcTGCTGTGGGAGGCTATTATAGACCACCTGGGCAGGCAGAAGATACAGATGAGGTCTTTCTGCATCAGATGACCAGGCTTTCAGAGAGGCATGCAagagtgatgggggggggggttcaattATCCTGACATCTGCTGAGAATCTGACTCTGCCAAGTCAGAAGCCCAACACAGCCTGGTCCTCTCTTGCTGCCAACTTCACTTGTCAGAAAGTGGATGAAAGAGCAAGGGGAACTGCCATCCTGGACCAGACCCTCCCCAGAGGAAAGAAGGATGGCCAATGAACTCCTGCTCTGGGTTTGCACTGAATTTTGAACTGGGGCCTATTTGAGCAGGCTACAGTGGTGCAACAGGCAAGAGAACAAAAACTAACCAAGAGTCACCCCACGGCCAAGTTTAGCACCTTTTGCCAAAGAGAGCTTCAGACCCAGGAGCTCTGAGCCAGAAGAAGAGGGCCGAGGAGGGGGAGGCCACTGTCGCACCTGCTCCGGGAAGTCAGAAGTCTCCGGAGGCTGGGCCTCCCTTCCCCCAAGGTTTCACAGAACTGCTGTGGGGGGAAGGGTGGCTGGTCCCAAGAGGCCCCTCCGCACAGGCCTCCCTCCTTCATAAGGGTGCGCGCTCTGCCCCAGCAGGGCGCTGGCTTGGGAGAGGTAAGGTCCAGGACCCTGCAGCCCCAACGGAACCGGGAGGAGCCGAGCCGAGCGGTAGCACAGGAACCAGCGGGCTGCTGCTGTGCCAATAAAACAAGGCTTCTGTTGCCCGGGAAACGCTTCCTCCCCACGCCCGGGACTCCAGGCCGCCAAGCCGCCGCTGCTCTTCTGCCCGACCGGGAGTCCCACGGAGGTAGGGGAACTGCCGAGGAGCTCCTCCTCATCCCCCCCATACCCGGCTGCTCCAGCCCGCCCCGCGCCCCTCCTCGCTCCCCAATTCTCCCTGCCCCCTTCTCCGCATCCGCACAAAAAGGACCTCGGGGGCGCCGGGGGCCGGGAAAGAGCTTCCCCGACCCGCCGGCTGGCAGATCGCGGGCGTCGGCGGGCCGGCGCTTGTCTCTAGCAAGGCGGGTCTCGTATTTGCACCACCAGACGCGCAACCCGGCAGCAGAAACCCCATCGGCGGGCTCTGCACAATCTGCTGGACGTGAAACAGCCAAAGGGAGCGGGTTCCCTCCACTCGCCCGTCGGGGAAACCCGGCACCCGGGGACTTCTGGCCAGAGCCGTGTTGACCCCCGCCGGTTCCCTTCGGACGAGCCCTCCCCGCACATTGCCCGCCCTCGGCTCCGCCCCGAGGGCCTGACCGGGCACACGCCCTGCCCGATTGCCTGTCGTGCTTGTACACCAGCAGAGCCAGCATGGAAGCGGAATCCGCGGAAGAGTCGTCGTCGCTGCCTTGGGTGCGCTCGTCCCAGTCCTCGGGGCGGGAAACGGAGGACGAGGAGGCGGCGGAGCCCGCTAGGACGTCGCCCACGGCCGGCGAGGTGGAGGAAGAGATCATCCTGCCCGCCTCCACCTCCCTGGGTAGCGAGGAGGACACGATCTTGCCGCGGTCGACCTCCTTCGAGGCGGAGGACCTCCCGGAGACTTCCCTGCCCCCCTCCTCCGAGTCGCCGGATCCGCCGGGCCCGAGCCCCAGCGATCCATCCTCCGCGCCGCCCGGGAGCTCCTCGCCCGCCTTCTCCTCGCCCTTGGCCTCGCCCTCGACCTCGCCGCTCTCCTGGAAGGCGTcctgccaccggctgcagcagctgctggaagaggaggaggaaggccgcGGGGAGCAAGCCGGCGCCCGGGCCGGGTTGAGCCCAGGCGGGCAGGCCCAGCAGAAGAAAGCGAAGAAGAAGGGCCCGCCGGCCAAGAAGGGCGCGCCAAGTCAGTCGGCCGGCCGGCCAGGACCGCTGGGCCAGGGGAGCGGGCCGCCAGGAAGCGGAGACGGGACCAGGCCAGGGGACTGCTGGCGGGGAAGGAGAGAGCGCTGGGGCCGCGGGGTCCTTGCCGAGCTCCTGCTCGCCGGCCGCAGAGGGCCCGTTGGGTTGGGCTGAGCTCTGGCTGCAGAGGGCGGGGAAACCTGGTCGGTGGCGGGAGAGGAAGCCCGGCGGCGAAGCGGGTGGTCTCCTCGCGGGCAGGGCTGTCGAGGGCCTCCCCGGGCTGCGGTTGCTGCCTAGCACTAGAGGTCTGTCCCTGCTGATGCCCTTTGTCCTGGGGCTCGTGGCCGGGGAGAAAAGGGCGCCCCGTGGCCCAGGCAGGAAGCTTCTGGGACGGGGGAGGGGAGGGACCTCCCCggccctccctcccacccctccACCGGGGACACCAGCCTGAAGCCATCAGTTGAAGCACCAGGCAGGCCCAGGCAGCTTGGGACAGAGGACCTTGACCCCAACATGGAAGTCAGTGCACCTAAAGTAACAGCCCCTCTCCAGTCACCCAAGAGCTGGGGGCAGGAGGGCCAGCTTCTGAGGCCAGGCTCCTCTCCCCACAGGCTACACAGTGAGGGCCATTGTGCCAGCTGAGAAGGAGGAACTGGTGTCGGTGGCCAAGGCCATGCACCATGAGAAGTTTGCCAAGAACGTCAAGGAGCTCTTCCACCTGGAGAAGGAGGCAGCCCTCAAGTCCATCCAGACAGGTGGGTGGGAGCCGCCCCAAGGAGACAAGGGGGAGGCCCCAAGCACCTCCGTGATGCCAGCTACATGCCTTGTGTGGACTCTGCACAAAATTCTGGAGAGGAGTGTGTTGCAAGTTCTGAGCAGCCTCCCATTTGTTTGGCCTCCCTCCAGTGATGATGCTGAGGCATTTCCCAGTCTGGCACCTgagatgcctcccctcccctgGCAAGAGAGAAGGCGTGTGAGGCTGCTGGGTGGGATTTGAGCTGCCTGGTGagagtgccccccccccgctggCTACTCAGAGCCTCCCCAGCCTCTGCAAGCCCTCCTACTGAGTGCGCCCCACCTCTCTTCTGCAGGTCTCTACATAGGTTGGCGCTGCCCTGAATACCTGTGGGATTGTTTCCGGGTAGGCGATGAGTCCAGGTGCTTCTGTGGGCACCTCCTGAAGCTGCATCAGGTGTATGTGGGTGAGTAGCAGAGCAGAAGATGGGCATGACTGGGTCCAGCTGAGGGCAGCACCTGGTCATCCTGCGGAGGGTGAGAGCTGCTTTCTCATGCCTGGAAAGGAGTTGCCTGCCTCTGAGCATCGTGGCCGATGGAGGATGACCTGGTTCCATGGACTGGGGGAAAGAGGAGTCTTCCAGGACCCTTGGCAAAAGCACCCTGGAAGCAGTGGGATCGCCGCACCCTCTGTCAGCATCAGAGCTGCCACCTGTGGCTCCTGCCAAGAAGGCCTCCATCCTCTCAAGAGCCCTTTGCCCACCCCAGTGGCTCCTGCTTCCTCGGTTGCCTTCCTCAGCTGAAGAAGTGAGGGAGGAGGGTTCCTGGACTGCACAATTTAGCTGGCACTTATTTTATGGGTTTAGAAGGGGAAAGGCAGGgtgaaaattaaataataaataaataaataaataaatgcagggaAGCAGCCACCACCAAAAGAGCAGAAAGTCAGGAGAAATCTGGGAGTGCCTTTTCAAGATCTTGATCTTTGGCCAACATAGATTAACAAGGCTGTACTCCTACAGCGTCTGTTTTGATGTCCTTTCACACTGGTCACATTCAGAGGACTTACTAGGTCAGAAAAGTAAGGTGCCATTTGGAATAACAGGCAAAATTCACGCACAATCGGTTCTCTCTCTCAGTCTCTGGCCAACTTAAATTGCACAAATATTTGAATCCCCATCctgtttgttttagtttgttttcagCAGAAGATTCCTTTGTTACGTGTGCTCTTTCATTCTCTTCCATTCTGCCTTTCAGTGATAAGCCTGTCCTCTCTCTTCCGGGAATCTTGGGCACAGCCCCATTTCAAAGCCAGTAAGGGAGTCCTCAAGCCAGCTACTGCCAGAGAGCCATAATGCCCCGTGAGGAGGATGGTGCTAGTTCATCCCATTCTGAGCAGAGCCAAAGGGGAGTCCGTGGTTAGGAAGCTGTGGTCCAAAAGGACCCTCAGACCAGCTCCTGGGACCCCTGCACATTATGGGCCATTCCTAGAGAGGGTGACTGCTCTCTGCCAGCTCTCTTGCAGGATCGGGTGCCCTCCCCAGCCTCACGTGAAACCAGCAGGCTGGAGACAGTCCCAAGAAAGTCACCAGGCCACTGGCCCAAGCAGGAGACTGGCATGTGTTGCCAGATAGGGAGGGACCCTGGGAAACTTGCCCTGGCTTCCACAGGGCCAGCAGACCAGGTGGCATGAAAGTTGACTGAGAAGCCTGGTGCGCCTGCCAAGGACAGGAGTGCTCTGCCTGCCTCCTGGCATAAATCGCCTGCCCAGGCGGTTAAGGCTACTTTGCACCTGAAAGTATGGGGTGACTTTTGCCCAGCCTCTAACCTTCCCTGTCTGGGGAAGGGTGTTGGGAGGGTGGTTGCTTTTGGctgcagaggatcctggatgaagtggattaccTGGGGCCTTTTCAGGCAGGGCTCAGGCTGGGTTACAATGTGGAGACATCCCTGGTCATTGGTGGGCTCGGGGTGGAGGTGGTGCAAGTGTCCGGGCCCTCCTGGACTGCCTGGCCAGCCCGGCGGCTTTTGAGACCACCCGCCATGATATCCTGAACCGGCCTTGAGGTGCTGCTCTGCGGCGGCTCTCCTCCCGCTTCAGCCCCAGTCCCGGGTGGTGGTGGGGCACCACAGGGTTCAGGTCTCTTGCCACTCCTGTGTAACCTCTGCAAAAAACCACTGGATGAAGTCATCTGATGGCACATGATACTCAGTAAAgcatctccacccctggctggGCAGGTGGCACTGTTTCAGTGCTGGCTCAGTGCCCAGAGGCCATGAGggactggatggggaggaaccagctCAAACTCAAccccagcaagatggagtggttggGGGGTCCTCAGTCTGGTGATGGGTTATCTGTGACTCTTGATGGGGCAGCACTACCCCATACGGAGCTAGAGCCAGGGcctcaactgggggggggggggcaagcagggcatgtgccctgggcgctgcactgggggggggtgccaaaatgggcatggaacccatgtttgctctgggtgacacagaccctagttgtggccctggctggAGCATACTGTGGCGGTCCTCCTGGgctcacagcttctgctcaaggagcaggtggcaggtgTGGCTAGGGGATAGATATGTCTTGTGCACCAGGTGCGCCCGTTCCTGGACCGGGAGCCATTGCTGAAGGTCACTCGGGTCTTTGTCACGTCCTGGTTGGACTATGCAACATGCcgtacatgaggctgcctttgaagaccatccgaaagttacagctggtccagaacatgaTAGCTCACGCGGTACTGGGCGCCACCCAGTTTGCCCATGTTGTACTGTTggtgcacaagctgcactggcccCCAGTTTCTTTCTGAGTGCAACTGAAGGTGCTGCTTATCTTGTTTAAAGCCCTGCGTGGCCCAGGGCCAGGTTATTGGCAGGGCCGCCTCTCCCTGAGGATTCCACTAGATTGGCTacagtgggcatgctccagtGCCCTTCCCTTAAGTACTGCTCTCTAGTGTGACCTAAGTTGCGTCCCTTTCccatagcagcccctgccctgtggaaccccCTTCTCTTGAGATCCAGAGCCCCCCACCCTCTTAATGTTCCACAAAGCCGGAAgagctggctttccccccagagGCTGGGACAGTAAGGTTGGAGCCTGGGGGACTGTATAGATGAACAGGCGCAATTGATGGGTTGGGCACCTGG
This window contains:
- the FAM221B gene encoding protein FAM221B; this translates as MEAESAEESSSLPWVRSSQSSGRETEDEEAAEPARTSPTAGEVEEEIILPASTSLGSEEDTILPRSTSFEAEDLPETSLPPSSESPDPPGPSPSDPSSAPPGSSSPAFSSPLASPSTSPLSWKASCHRLQQLLEEEEEGRGEQAGARAGLSPGGQAQQKKAKKKGPPAKKGAPSQSAGRPGPLGQGSGPPGSGDGTRPGDCWRGRRERWGRGVLAELLLAGRRGPVGGQAPLPTGYTVRAIVPAEKEELVSVAKAMHHEKFAKNVKELFHLEKEAALKSIQTGLYIGWRCPEYLWDCFRVGDESRCFCGHLLKLHQVYVEKRATVPCTVADCRCQGFVFIPSCPEEVGEFWLRRRTGFDVAAWRAKCRCKHTHEDHMPIGARGCCVRGCSCVAFTSSFLCAACDRRWEEHETFFESEETRRKGGRPCGEAYLPFAELPELRNAVLKGHCEEPSASWALPGQACQALPAPSGSRALPLPPPGPRRLVQKDDKKA